One window of the Delphinus delphis chromosome 20, mDelDel1.2, whole genome shotgun sequence genome contains the following:
- the COQ8B gene encoding atypical kinase COQ8B, mitochondrial isoform X2, with protein MAKKSLPGGRVQSEGGSRPGSSIFLSEANAERIVQTLCTVRGAALKVGQMLSIQDNSFISPQLQRIFERVRQSADFMPRWQMQRVLEEELGRDWQAKVASLEEVPFAAASIGQVHQGVLRDGTEVAVKIQYPGVAQSIQSDIQNLLAVLKMSVAVPEGLFAEQSLQALQRELALECDYRREAACAQNFRQLLADDPFFRVPAVIQELCTTRVLGMELAGGVPLDQCQGLSQDIRNQICFQLLRLCLRELFEFRFMQTDPNWANFLYDASSHQVILLDFGASREFGTEFTDHYIEVVMAAANGDRDRVLQKSRDLKFLTGFETKAFSDAHVEAVMILGEPFATQGPYDFGAGDTARRVQGLIPVLLQHRLRPPPEETYALHRKLAGAFLACARLHAHIACRDLFQDTYHRYWASRQA; from the exons ATGGCCAAGAAGTCCCTGCCCGGAGGACGTGTACAATCAG AGGGAGGCTCCCGGCCGGGCTCCAGCATTTTCCTTTCGGAGGCCAATGCCGAGCGGATTGTGCAGACCTTGTGTACGGTTCGGGGGGCTGCCCTCAAGGTTGGCCAAATGCTCAGCATCCAGG ACAACAGCTTCATCAGCCCCCAGCTGCAGCGCATCTTCGAGCGGGTTCGCCAGAGCGCCGACTTCATGCCCCGCTGGCAGATGCAG AGAGTTCTGGAAGAGGAGCTCGGCAGGGACTGGCAGGCCAAGGTGGCCTCTCTGGAGGAGGTGCCCTTTGCTGCTGCCTCAATCGGGCAGGTGCACCAGGGCGTGCTGAGGGATGGGACAGAGGTGGCCGTGAAGATCCAG tACCCAGGCGTCGCCCAGAGCATCCAGAGCGACATCCAGAACCTGCTGGCGGTGCTCAAGATGAGCGTGGCCGTGCCGGAGG GCCTGTTTGCAGAGCAGAGCCTGCAGGCCTTGCAGCGGGAGCTGGCTTTGGAATGTGACTACCGTCGTGAGGCGGCTTGTGCCCAGAACTTCAG GCAGCTGTTGGCAGACGACCCCTTCTTTCGGGTGCCAGCCGTTATTCAGGAGCTGTGCACGACACGGGTGCTGGGCATGGAGCTGGCTGGAGGGGTCCCGCTGGACCAGTGCCAGGGCTTGAGCCAGGACATCCGGAACCAG ATCTGCTTCCAGCTCCTGAGGCTTTGTCTTCGGGAGCTGTTTGAGTTCCGATTCATGCAGACGGACCCCAACTGGGCCAACTTCCTGTATGATGCCTCCAGCCACCAG GTGATCTTGCTGGACTTTGGTGCAAGCCGGGAATTTGGGACTGAATTCACAGACCATTATATCGAG GTGGTGATGGCTGCAGCCAACGGAGACAGAGACCGGGTCCTGCAGAAATCCCGAGACCTAAAATTTCTCACAGGCTTTGAGACCAAG GCATTCTCGGACGCCCACGTGGAGGCCGTGATGATCCTGGGGGAGCCCTTCGCCACCCAGGGCCCCTACGACTTTGGAGCGGGCGATACTGCCCGCCGTGTGCAGGGCCTCATCCCTGTACTGCTGCAGCACCGGCTTCGCCCACCGCCTGAAGAGACCTATGCCCTGCACAGAAAGCTGGCGGGGGCTTTCCTGGCCTGTGCCCGCCTCCATGCCCACATCGCCTGCCGGGACCTCTTCCAGGACACCTACCACCGCTACTGGGCCAGTCGCCAGGCATAG
- the COQ8B gene encoding atypical kinase COQ8B, mitochondrial isoform X1: protein MTMWLEVGGLLRGTCGQWGRTTGRPCGALGPGPLCWGPCGGPWTQKLHQDGPGRGLGEEDIRKAREARIRKTARPQLSDRSRERKVPTSRISRLANFGGLAVSLGLGALAEMAKKSLPGGRVQSEGGSRPGSSIFLSEANAERIVQTLCTVRGAALKVGQMLSIQDNSFISPQLQRIFERVRQSADFMPRWQMQRVLEEELGRDWQAKVASLEEVPFAAASIGQVHQGVLRDGTEVAVKIQYPGVAQSIQSDIQNLLAVLKMSVAVPEGLFAEQSLQALQRELALECDYRREAACAQNFRQLLADDPFFRVPAVIQELCTTRVLGMELAGGVPLDQCQGLSQDIRNQICFQLLRLCLRELFEFRFMQTDPNWANFLYDASSHQVILLDFGASREFGTEFTDHYIEVVMAAANGDRDRVLQKSRDLKFLTGFETKAFSDAHVEAVMILGEPFATQGPYDFGAGDTARRVQGLIPVLLQHRLRPPPEETYALHRKLAGAFLACARLHAHIACRDLFQDTYHRYWASRQA, encoded by the exons ATG acaatgtggctggaggtggggggcctACTACGGGGGACCTGTGGACAGTGGGGCCGGACTACTGGTCGGCCTTGTGgggccctggggcctgggcccctctgctgg GGGCCATGTGGGGGTCCTTGGACCCAAAAGCTTCACCAGGATGGGCCTGGCAGGGGCCTGGGTGAGGAGGACATTCGCAAGGCACGGGAGGCCCGGATCAGGAAGACAGCCCGGCCCCAG CTGAGTGACCGTTCTCGAGAGCGCAAGGTGCCCACCTCCCGCATCAGCCGCTTGGCCAACTTTGGGG GACTGGCTGTGAGCTTGGGGCTGGGAGCACTAGCTGAGATGGCCAAGAAGTCCCTGCCCGGAGGACGTGTACAATCAG AGGGAGGCTCCCGGCCGGGCTCCAGCATTTTCCTTTCGGAGGCCAATGCCGAGCGGATTGTGCAGACCTTGTGTACGGTTCGGGGGGCTGCCCTCAAGGTTGGCCAAATGCTCAGCATCCAGG ACAACAGCTTCATCAGCCCCCAGCTGCAGCGCATCTTCGAGCGGGTTCGCCAGAGCGCCGACTTCATGCCCCGCTGGCAGATGCAG AGAGTTCTGGAAGAGGAGCTCGGCAGGGACTGGCAGGCCAAGGTGGCCTCTCTGGAGGAGGTGCCCTTTGCTGCTGCCTCAATCGGGCAGGTGCACCAGGGCGTGCTGAGGGATGGGACAGAGGTGGCCGTGAAGATCCAG tACCCAGGCGTCGCCCAGAGCATCCAGAGCGACATCCAGAACCTGCTGGCGGTGCTCAAGATGAGCGTGGCCGTGCCGGAGG GCCTGTTTGCAGAGCAGAGCCTGCAGGCCTTGCAGCGGGAGCTGGCTTTGGAATGTGACTACCGTCGTGAGGCGGCTTGTGCCCAGAACTTCAG GCAGCTGTTGGCAGACGACCCCTTCTTTCGGGTGCCAGCCGTTATTCAGGAGCTGTGCACGACACGGGTGCTGGGCATGGAGCTGGCTGGAGGGGTCCCGCTGGACCAGTGCCAGGGCTTGAGCCAGGACATCCGGAACCAG ATCTGCTTCCAGCTCCTGAGGCTTTGTCTTCGGGAGCTGTTTGAGTTCCGATTCATGCAGACGGACCCCAACTGGGCCAACTTCCTGTATGATGCCTCCAGCCACCAG GTGATCTTGCTGGACTTTGGTGCAAGCCGGGAATTTGGGACTGAATTCACAGACCATTATATCGAG GTGGTGATGGCTGCAGCCAACGGAGACAGAGACCGGGTCCTGCAGAAATCCCGAGACCTAAAATTTCTCACAGGCTTTGAGACCAAG GCATTCTCGGACGCCCACGTGGAGGCCGTGATGATCCTGGGGGAGCCCTTCGCCACCCAGGGCCCCTACGACTTTGGAGCGGGCGATACTGCCCGCCGTGTGCAGGGCCTCATCCCTGTACTGCTGCAGCACCGGCTTCGCCCACCGCCTGAAGAGACCTATGCCCTGCACAGAAAGCTGGCGGGGGCTTTCCTGGCCTGTGCCCGCCTCCATGCCCACATCGCCTGCCGGGACCTCTTCCAGGACACCTACCACCGCTACTGGGCCAGTCGCCAGGCATAG